In one Mycobacteroides chelonae genomic region, the following are encoded:
- a CDS encoding FAD-binding oxidoreductase: MDPQPHRTQTPALVTRRAVLSAGAIVALGAASIAGCSPAHPKDRLAASGWEDLRRRMSGTLTVRGENGFDAAARTFNPLFDTNHPAAVAFCASEQDVACCVEFTSGAGIPIAARSGGHSFAGYCVPNDGLVVDLGRMATVSMTGTRAKIGSGARLIDVYAAVSGAGRMLAGGSCPTVGIAGLTLGGGVGVLTRRFGLTCDQLASARVVTADGAIRDLSSESESDLFWAIRGGGGGNFCIATELTFDTAEASELTVFTLDYAPGELATIMRRWLAFMDDAPDELWTTLHAVGGATPHGRIVGCIATTDDPRALVDGLRAAIGISPSDRFVADMAYIDAMKFMGGCSTLTVAQCHPSWGGVGTGQLQREAFVASSRMIPHAAVDTAAIEMILVGTPGLTFILDSLGGAVSRIPAAATAFPHRTALASLQIYHGVGADPSAAYRRVDEARDRLGEICGTAAYVNYIDPRLPDWAAAYYGDNLPRLRQIAATYDPDGIFGFTQAVRP; encoded by the coding sequence TTGGACCCCCAACCGCATCGCACGCAAACTCCTGCGCTGGTCACCAGGCGTGCGGTGCTGTCCGCGGGGGCGATCGTGGCGCTCGGCGCCGCGTCTATCGCCGGATGCTCACCGGCACACCCCAAGGATCGACTCGCGGCTTCTGGATGGGAAGACCTGCGCCGCAGGATGTCCGGAACGCTCACGGTGCGTGGCGAGAACGGGTTTGATGCGGCAGCGCGGACGTTCAATCCTCTTTTCGACACGAATCATCCAGCTGCGGTTGCCTTCTGTGCCTCCGAGCAGGATGTGGCGTGCTGCGTGGAGTTCACATCGGGTGCTGGGATCCCGATCGCGGCACGCAGCGGTGGTCACAGCTTTGCCGGCTATTGCGTTCCGAATGACGGACTGGTGGTCGATCTCGGGCGTATGGCAACGGTCTCGATGACCGGGACGCGGGCAAAGATCGGGTCGGGGGCGCGTCTGATAGATGTCTATGCGGCTGTCTCCGGGGCCGGCCGGATGCTTGCCGGCGGTTCCTGTCCCACCGTGGGCATCGCGGGATTGACCCTCGGCGGCGGGGTAGGGGTTCTCACTCGTAGGTTCGGGCTGACCTGCGACCAACTGGCATCCGCCAGGGTGGTTACCGCGGATGGTGCGATCCGAGACCTGTCGTCGGAATCCGAGTCCGACCTGTTCTGGGCCATTCGCGGGGGTGGCGGCGGAAACTTCTGCATTGCAACGGAATTAACCTTTGACACCGCCGAAGCTAGCGAGCTTACGGTGTTCACGCTCGATTACGCGCCGGGCGAGCTGGCTACGATCATGCGCCGGTGGCTGGCGTTCATGGACGATGCGCCGGACGAATTGTGGACGACGCTGCACGCCGTGGGCGGCGCTACTCCGCATGGCCGGATCGTGGGCTGCATCGCCACAACGGACGATCCACGGGCACTCGTAGACGGTCTCCGCGCCGCGATCGGCATCAGTCCATCCGATCGATTCGTCGCCGACATGGCCTATATCGACGCCATGAAGTTCATGGGTGGGTGCTCAACACTGACTGTGGCCCAGTGTCATCCGTCGTGGGGTGGAGTAGGTACTGGTCAACTGCAACGCGAGGCGTTTGTGGCATCCTCCCGGATGATCCCGCACGCTGCGGTCGACACCGCCGCAATAGAGATGATCCTCGTGGGCACGCCGGGGCTGACGTTCATTCTGGATAGCCTGGGCGGTGCAGTCAGCCGAATTCCCGCTGCCGCCACCGCCTTCCCGCATCGAACGGCCCTCGCCTCCCTCCAGATCTATCATGGGGTCGGCGCCGATCCGTCGGCTGCGTATCGCCGCGTGGACGAGGCACGGGACCGGCTCGGCGAGATCTGCGGTACCGCCGCGTACGTGAACTACATCGATCCGCGTTTACCCGATTGGGCCGCAGCGTATTACGGAGATAATCTGCCGAGGCTGCGACAGATCGCCGCGACCTACGATCCCGACGGGATCTTCGGGTTCACCCAGGCGGTACGCCCTTAG
- a CDS encoding MBL fold metallo-hydrolase, with translation MTTKTSNVRQIRSDLWETRTDNPFPGLTTHAYLWVRPEGNVLFYSPATEADFEAIAELGGVAHQYLSHQDEAGPMLAVVKQRFGSKLHASAREEGEISTHTDIDVPTTQRHVDENGVEVIPTPGHSVGSTSYLVTGADGEKYLFTGDTMFPTEAGSWSTFLVPGRGSADELSASLDLLADTVPNVVISSAYGGDTAMYELTPGRWGEFIAQARQSLQRG, from the coding sequence ATGACAACGAAGACATCGAATGTGCGCCAGATTCGATCAGACCTGTGGGAGACACGAACGGACAACCCCTTCCCCGGGCTGACCACTCACGCCTACCTGTGGGTCCGCCCCGAAGGAAACGTGTTGTTCTACAGCCCCGCCACCGAGGCCGACTTCGAGGCAATTGCCGAATTGGGCGGAGTCGCCCATCAGTACCTTTCCCATCAGGACGAGGCAGGACCCATGCTCGCCGTCGTGAAGCAGCGATTCGGATCGAAACTGCACGCATCCGCCCGTGAAGAAGGTGAGATCAGCACACACACCGACATCGATGTCCCGACAACGCAGCGTCACGTGGACGAAAATGGCGTCGAAGTGATACCGACACCTGGTCATTCCGTCGGCAGTACAAGCTATCTGGTAACCGGTGCAGATGGTGAGAAATACCTCTTCACCGGGGACACCATGTTCCCGACCGAGGCCGGATCGTGGTCCACCTTCCTGGTCCCCGGTCGCGGGAGTGCCGACGAGCTATCGGCGAGCCTGGACCTGCTGGCAGACACCGTCCCGAATGTCGTCATCTCCAGCGCGTACGGCGGGGACACCGCCATGTATGAGCTCACGCCGGGCCGGTGGGGAGAATTCATCGCACAGGCCCGGCAGAGCCTACAGCGCGGCTAA
- a CDS encoding SRPBCC family protein: MTEDVRVVSASRVIDAPAAVLFELIADPARQREWDGNENLAEAAPGQRVHAVGDVFVMTLTNTHVRENRIVEFDEARRIAWLPSEVGKQPPGHLWRWELEPVGDGSRTRVTHTYDWTNLTDENRLPRARLTTPERLQASVDRLGALAESGA; encoded by the coding sequence ATGACTGAGGATGTCCGAGTGGTCTCGGCGAGCCGCGTAATAGATGCGCCGGCGGCGGTGCTCTTCGAACTCATCGCTGACCCGGCGCGGCAGCGAGAATGGGACGGCAACGAGAACCTCGCCGAGGCGGCCCCGGGCCAACGGGTTCATGCCGTGGGTGACGTGTTCGTCATGACACTGACCAATACCCACGTCCGAGAAAACCGCATCGTGGAGTTCGACGAGGCGCGCCGGATCGCATGGCTACCGTCAGAAGTGGGCAAGCAGCCGCCGGGCCATCTCTGGCGATGGGAACTGGAGCCGGTCGGCGATGGCAGCCGCACTCGGGTGACGCACACGTATGACTGGACGAATCTCACCGATGAGAACAGACTGCCCCGGGCTCGTCTCACCACGCCCGAACGGCTACAAGCGTCGGTGGACAGGCTAGGCGCGCTCGCCGAATCGGGCGCGTAG
- a CDS encoding TetR/AcrR family transcriptional regulator, which produces MSSTTAPPDRDTTSATRVLAPSERLLRTAADLFATQGIRAVGIDQILREAGVAKASLYSSYGSKDALIVAYLEELDQRDRNRWNAAVAAQRNPKAKVLTFFDLATAAAKARNFRGCLYANAATEFPGTEWEPVRRHREWFRATVTALLREAGISRPDNLTRQVQLLYDGALTASKIEKSVAPITLARKITRELIG; this is translated from the coding sequence ATGAGTTCCACGACAGCACCTCCAGACCGCGACACCACCTCGGCCACCCGTGTGCTCGCGCCGTCCGAACGGCTGCTTCGCACTGCCGCAGATCTCTTTGCGACGCAGGGCATTCGCGCTGTGGGAATCGACCAAATACTGCGCGAGGCGGGGGTTGCCAAGGCAAGTCTGTACAGCAGCTACGGATCAAAGGACGCGCTCATCGTTGCCTACCTCGAAGAATTGGATCAGCGTGATCGCAACCGCTGGAATGCCGCGGTGGCGGCGCAACGCAATCCCAAAGCGAAGGTCCTGACGTTCTTCGATCTCGCCACCGCCGCCGCGAAGGCGAGGAACTTCCGCGGCTGTCTGTACGCCAATGCCGCTACCGAGTTCCCCGGAACGGAGTGGGAACCGGTGCGAAGGCATCGTGAGTGGTTCCGTGCGACCGTGACCGCGCTGCTGCGCGAGGCAGGGATATCGCGCCCCGACAATCTCACCCGGCAGGTGCAACTGCTCTACGATGGTGCATTGACCGCCTCGAAGATCGAGAAATCAGTTGCACCGATAACGCTGGCGCGCAAAATCACTCGCGAGTTGATCGGCTAG
- a CDS encoding DUF4242 domain-containing protein → MTLHLYEIALGPADNTDATQLLKEIDGRVHSDGGELIEAQVTREARRIFVIAEFHGEASRLDSDALRVDSVSGPHSVRLVGADLGQLKSVRPVAGYLVEWDLPADLDMQTYLARKKAKAPKYADVPEVSFLRTYVREDMDKCLCFYDAPDEEAVLRARKAVDTPVDRLHGLGDISL, encoded by the coding sequence GTGACGCTGCATCTCTACGAAATCGCCCTTGGCCCTGCTGATAACACCGATGCCACACAACTGCTCAAGGAGATCGACGGGCGGGTGCATAGCGACGGCGGTGAATTGATCGAAGCTCAGGTGACACGTGAGGCCCGCCGGATCTTCGTCATCGCCGAGTTTCATGGTGAGGCCTCGCGGTTGGACTCCGATGCGCTGCGCGTGGACTCGGTCTCCGGGCCGCACTCGGTACGGCTGGTCGGCGCCGATCTTGGCCAGCTGAAGTCCGTGCGGCCGGTAGCCGGATATCTCGTGGAATGGGATCTGCCCGCGGACCTGGACATGCAGACGTACCTGGCGCGCAAGAAGGCCAAGGCGCCCAAGTACGCCGATGTGCCCGAAGTCAGCTTTCTGCGCACGTATGTGCGTGAAGACATGGACAAGTGCCTGTGCTTCTACGACGCTCCTGATGAAGAGGCGGTGCTCCGCGCGCGCAAGGCCGTTGACACCCCCGTCGACAGACTGCACGGGCTTGGAGATATCTCGCTATGA
- a CDS encoding acyl-CoA dehydrogenase family protein, with protein MTAAVARDIEAALERVGDAVSARASALDSNETDVRTDIRALGAESLFDAGLTSVDLAPMVRVIERVATSSLAVGFSAWAHRMTIEYVSLAPEALRAEHLPGLRAGLRPGVTAMAAGLKQVAGLGEVPLRATPHRDGLRITGPIRWASNVFPDALVVLPACGADGTTFVVAVDVSTDGIRIERPPNLMALSATASTSLQLDDVHIPTENVISTDLRGFVARIRPAFLLLQTAFCAGVTSAAICGAKSARGELAGQFATELVELTQRNRILRDRLYAFAAAPSEPGTAELLRLRLDAAGLAGQASRLEVTMAGGAGYALGTSANRRFREAAFLPIQSPSEGQLRWELTQYE; from the coding sequence ATGACGGCCGCCGTGGCCAGGGACATCGAGGCGGCGTTGGAACGCGTCGGCGATGCGGTGTCGGCCCGGGCATCAGCTCTTGACTCCAATGAGACCGATGTCCGAACAGACATTCGCGCTCTGGGTGCGGAAAGCCTGTTCGATGCGGGTCTGACCAGCGTAGACCTGGCGCCCATGGTGCGGGTGATCGAACGGGTTGCCACGAGCAGTCTGGCTGTGGGTTTCTCGGCATGGGCACATCGCATGACCATCGAGTATGTGAGCCTGGCTCCGGAAGCTCTGCGCGCTGAGCACCTGCCCGGGCTCAGGGCGGGGCTCCGCCCAGGCGTCACCGCGATGGCTGCCGGCCTCAAACAGGTTGCGGGGCTGGGGGAGGTGCCGCTGCGCGCGACACCGCATCGGGACGGCCTCCGTATCACCGGCCCGATTCGGTGGGCTTCCAATGTCTTCCCCGACGCGCTGGTGGTGCTACCCGCATGTGGGGCGGACGGCACTACCTTCGTCGTCGCGGTCGATGTCAGCACGGATGGGATACGCATCGAGCGACCACCGAATCTGATGGCGCTGTCGGCCACGGCCTCCACATCTCTGCAGCTCGATGATGTTCACATCCCCACCGAGAACGTGATCAGCACCGACTTGCGGGGCTTCGTCGCCCGAATCCGCCCAGCCTTTCTCTTGCTCCAGACCGCCTTCTGCGCCGGGGTCACCAGTGCGGCGATTTGCGGTGCGAAATCCGCGCGTGGCGAACTCGCCGGGCAGTTCGCCACCGAACTCGTTGAGCTCACACAGAGGAATCGCATTCTGCGCGATCGCCTCTACGCTTTCGCGGCAGCACCATCTGAACCGGGCACCGCCGAACTCCTCCGGCTACGGCTCGATGCCGCCGGTCTTGCCGGTCAAGCGTCTCGGTTGGAGGTCACCATGGCCGGCGGCGCAGGATACGCACTGGGAACCTCGGCGAACCGGCGGTTTCGTGAGGCCGCTTTCCTACCCATCCAATCGCCCTCGGAAGGACAGCTACGGTGGGAACTGACGCAGTACGAATAG
- a CDS encoding ABC transporter ATP-binding protein gives MGTDAVRIANGTKYFGTAVALREVDVHVTSGEFLAVLGPSGSGKSTLLRVLAGLEELSAGTVVWTSDGERRPRTGVVFQDALLMPWLTVAENIVFAKRFGRHRSGFEDSYVQALVDHFGLRKLSDRYPDQLSGGQVQRVSILRAVATRPKLLLLDEPFSALDPVTRADLQSWLAALAAELAVTVILVTHDVDEALALAHRVVLLGDNGRIRQQWSLDDHSAKERDRIRREILAQYQPAETGSE, from the coding sequence GTGGGAACTGACGCAGTACGAATAGCGAACGGCACCAAGTATTTCGGCACAGCAGTGGCCCTGCGCGAGGTCGATGTCCACGTGACTTCCGGTGAGTTCCTGGCCGTGCTGGGCCCCAGTGGAAGTGGTAAGTCCACCCTGTTGCGCGTGCTGGCGGGTCTGGAAGAACTCAGTGCTGGGACCGTCGTCTGGACATCGGACGGTGAACGCCGCCCCCGGACGGGTGTGGTTTTCCAAGATGCCTTGCTGATGCCCTGGTTGACCGTCGCCGAGAACATCGTCTTCGCCAAGCGATTCGGGCGGCACCGCAGCGGATTCGAGGATTCCTACGTGCAGGCCCTGGTCGATCATTTCGGGCTCCGAAAACTCTCCGATCGCTATCCCGATCAATTGTCCGGGGGACAGGTTCAGCGTGTGTCGATTCTGCGCGCGGTGGCCACTCGGCCGAAGTTGTTGCTCCTCGATGAACCCTTCAGTGCACTCGACCCGGTGACGCGGGCGGACCTGCAGTCCTGGCTGGCGGCACTGGCCGCCGAGTTGGCCGTCACCGTCATCCTGGTGACCCATGACGTCGATGAAGCCCTGGCACTTGCGCACCGGGTGGTTCTTCTGGGCGACAACGGGCGGATACGTCAGCAGTGGTCGCTGGACGATCACTCCGCGAAGGAGCGTGATCGGATACGCCGGGAAATCCTCGCCCAGTACCAACCGGCAGAGACGGGATCTGAGTGA
- a CDS encoding ABC transporter substrate-binding protein has product MSSIVSRRAVLAGAAGITTTAGLFGGAGLIRAAASDATNISGQLRIGYLPITDAAPLLLAHSARMYPDGTVSAAKPVLFRSWAALAEAFMARQIDVAHLLMPMAIQLRQVLGHGVRVLGWNHTNGSALTVAPDIEHLEDLAGTQVAIPFWWSIHNIVLQELLRGSGLRPVIRSAASRSQRTVELIVMSPSDMVPALANRSIGGYVVADPFNVIAQIKKIGRIHTFLGDVWRDHACCVLVTRDDVIADCASAVQGVTDAVVAAQLRIDADRKAAAGALGAGKYLPQPVPAVQTALTYPNPPYPLKHPDWHPQRLGFQPFPYRSFTQRLVESMHDTVVDGDRGFLNRLDPARVHDDLVDDTFVRSAIATHGGPEAFGITADFTRTEQVQAL; this is encoded by the coding sequence GTGAGCAGCATCGTCTCGCGCCGCGCCGTTCTGGCAGGAGCCGCTGGAATAACCACCACAGCGGGACTTTTCGGTGGCGCCGGGTTGATTCGCGCCGCGGCGTCAGACGCGACGAACATCAGCGGCCAATTGCGCATCGGGTATCTACCGATCACCGACGCGGCACCGCTGCTGCTGGCCCACTCCGCGCGGATGTATCCGGACGGCACGGTCAGCGCGGCCAAGCCGGTACTGTTTCGCAGCTGGGCCGCCTTGGCGGAGGCCTTCATGGCGCGGCAGATCGATGTTGCGCATCTATTGATGCCCATGGCGATCCAGCTCCGTCAGGTGCTGGGGCACGGAGTACGAGTGCTCGGGTGGAATCACACTAACGGTTCGGCACTCACCGTGGCGCCGGACATCGAACATCTGGAGGATCTCGCGGGCACCCAGGTCGCCATTCCATTCTGGTGGTCGATCCACAACATCGTGCTGCAAGAGCTGTTGCGCGGCAGTGGGTTACGGCCCGTGATCCGAAGCGCCGCGTCCCGGTCCCAGCGTACCGTCGAACTCATCGTGATGAGCCCCTCCGATATGGTGCCGGCGCTGGCCAATCGATCCATCGGGGGATACGTGGTCGCCGATCCGTTCAACGTCATCGCACAGATCAAGAAGATCGGACGGATTCACACGTTTCTCGGCGATGTCTGGCGCGACCATGCCTGCTGTGTCCTCGTCACGCGCGATGACGTGATCGCCGACTGTGCTTCGGCAGTGCAGGGTGTCACCGACGCGGTGGTGGCCGCCCAGCTGCGGATTGATGCCGACAGAAAAGCGGCGGCAGGCGCCCTTGGCGCCGGGAAGTACCTACCGCAGCCCGTCCCGGCGGTACAGACGGCGTTGACCTACCCGAATCCGCCATATCCGCTGAAGCATCCGGATTGGCATCCGCAACGCCTGGGCTTCCAGCCGTTTCCCTACCGAAGCTTCACACAGCGTTTGGTCGAGTCGATGCACGACACCGTCGTGGATGGCGACCGTGGTTTCCTCAACCGGCTGGATCCTGCGCGGGTTCACGATGATCTGGTGGACGACACCTTTGTGCGCTCGGCGATCGCGACCCACGGCGGGCCCGAAGCCTTCGGAATCACGGCCGATTTCACCCGAACAGAACAGGTACAGGCACTGTGA
- a CDS encoding ABC transporter permease, with the protein MSTLERTPSIVHDSAEAPRTARLFAKIWPPALAIVVSVVLWCVASSILSQPHSLLRQTAPDKALPAAIELLNRGVLLPDIGISLWRLLIGLSLAAVIGVPAGLLLGVSATAERATRPVIQFLRMISPLSWTPIAVAVFGIGSQPVIFLIAAAAVWPILINTTAGVHGIAPGYLDVARSFHATRIELLTTVILPAVRGNIQTGARVALGIAWVVLVPAEMLGVRSGLGYQILNARDQLAYDQVTAVILVIGVLGYVLDVAARRLLGRTTPRSK; encoded by the coding sequence GTGAGCACCCTTGAGCGCACACCTTCGATCGTCCACGACAGTGCCGAGGCGCCGCGGACAGCGCGACTGTTCGCAAAGATCTGGCCCCCGGCCCTGGCCATTGTGGTGAGCGTTGTTCTGTGGTGCGTTGCCAGTTCGATACTCAGCCAACCCCATTCGCTGCTGCGGCAGACCGCCCCCGACAAAGCGCTGCCCGCGGCCATCGAACTGCTGAACCGTGGAGTCTTACTGCCTGATATCGGAATCAGCCTGTGGCGATTACTCATCGGGCTCAGCCTTGCTGCCGTGATCGGCGTCCCGGCAGGCCTGCTACTCGGCGTAAGCGCTACCGCGGAACGTGCCACACGTCCGGTGATCCAGTTTCTGCGGATGATCTCGCCGCTGTCGTGGACGCCCATCGCCGTGGCCGTGTTCGGTATCGGCAGTCAACCGGTCATCTTTCTCATCGCCGCAGCGGCCGTCTGGCCGATCCTCATCAACACCACGGCCGGTGTGCACGGCATCGCACCCGGGTATCTGGACGTGGCGCGGTCGTTTCATGCCACCCGCATAGAGCTCCTCACCACGGTGATACTTCCGGCCGTGCGGGGTAACATTCAGACCGGCGCGCGGGTCGCACTCGGTATCGCATGGGTAGTGCTTGTGCCGGCCGAAATGTTAGGCGTGCGATCGGGTTTGGGCTATCAGATTCTCAACGCCCGCGACCAGCTGGCCTACGATCAGGTGACGGCGGTGATTCTCGTGATCGGTGTGCTCGGATACGTCCTTGATGTGGCCGCAAGGCGACTACTCGGCCGCACCACGCCAAGGAGCAAGTAG
- a CDS encoding TetR/AcrR family transcriptional regulator: MAAKLGARQGLEAVRMQEVADRSEVSTATLYRYYPTKHHLFAALLFRYSQHPSLPAKPSGCPITDATELMVQMVRSTLAVPLLAKAMIVSVNVLRAESEFARDFQVRRSILAVAGKSAPTAEDAQLALLVEQMAFGVLCWAVMGETTPDQAERNMRKACALLLAPWRGAAE, encoded by the coding sequence GTGGCAGCCAAGCTCGGAGCCAGGCAGGGCCTGGAAGCGGTGCGCATGCAGGAGGTCGCGGACCGGTCGGAGGTGTCCACCGCAACGCTGTATCGCTACTATCCCACCAAACATCATCTATTCGCGGCCTTGCTGTTTCGATATAGCCAGCACCCCAGTTTGCCGGCAAAGCCATCTGGTTGCCCGATAACAGACGCAACTGAGTTGATGGTGCAGATGGTACGCAGCACCCTGGCTGTACCGCTGCTTGCCAAAGCGATGATCGTCTCGGTCAACGTCCTACGCGCAGAGTCTGAGTTTGCAAGGGACTTTCAAGTGCGCCGAAGCATCTTGGCGGTGGCCGGAAAGAGTGCCCCAACGGCCGAGGACGCCCAACTAGCGTTGCTTGTGGAACAGATGGCGTTCGGTGTTCTGTGTTGGGCAGTGATGGGGGAAACGACGCCGGATCAGGCCGAACGGAATATGCGGAAGGCGTGCGCGCTTCTACTTGCTCCTTGGCGTGGTGCGGCCGAGTAG
- a CDS encoding SDR family NAD(P)-dependent oxidoreductase, whose amino-acid sequence MLSSAFGPEWLRQYGPWAVVAGASEGIGAEFALMLAEAGMNLVLVARTRETLEGIASECGDHGVQVRVLSLDLTHADCVSEISSATVDIEIGLLVYNAGANTHSAEFIDGDLAEFRRVIDLNVTAPLALIHRLCGPMRERRRGGVVLVGSLSGYLGAARHTVYGGVKAFARIFAEGLWLELREYNVHVLELVLGVTDTPAMRRIGLNLEVPGMHISTAKDVAAQGLTSLPQGPIHVASGNENNPVLQPMTDRAQAILASHRMMQKLIEGTAPHSH is encoded by the coding sequence ATGTTGTCCAGTGCGTTCGGCCCGGAATGGTTGCGGCAGTATGGTCCGTGGGCAGTAGTCGCAGGCGCGTCAGAAGGGATAGGCGCCGAATTCGCGCTGATGCTGGCAGAGGCGGGCATGAATCTCGTTCTCGTGGCGAGAACTCGAGAAACATTGGAAGGTATCGCTTCAGAATGCGGTGATCATGGCGTGCAAGTGAGGGTGCTGAGCCTCGACTTGACTCATGCGGATTGCGTTTCGGAGATATCTTCGGCCACGGTTGACATCGAGATCGGCTTGCTGGTCTACAACGCCGGTGCGAATACGCACAGCGCTGAGTTCATTGACGGAGACTTGGCCGAGTTCCGCCGGGTGATTGATCTCAATGTCACTGCACCGCTTGCCCTGATCCACCGTCTGTGCGGCCCGATGCGTGAACGTCGACGCGGTGGTGTGGTGTTGGTCGGCTCGCTGAGTGGATACCTTGGGGCAGCCCGACACACGGTATACGGTGGCGTGAAGGCATTCGCGCGGATATTCGCGGAGGGATTGTGGTTGGAACTACGGGAATACAACGTGCACGTTCTCGAACTCGTGTTAGGTGTGACAGATACCCCGGCGATGAGGCGTATCGGCTTGAACCTTGAAGTTCCGGGAATGCACATATCGACGGCGAAGGACGTTGCTGCACAGGGGCTTACTAGCTTGCCGCAGGGCCCCATACATGTCGCCTCGGGCAACGAGAACAACCCAGTGCTCCAGCCTATGACTGATCGAGCACAAGCTATTCTGGCCTCTCATCGAATGATGCAGAAGCTAATTGAAGGAACCGCGCCGCACAGCCACTGA